One Streptomyces sp. SAI-135 DNA segment encodes these proteins:
- a CDS encoding SseB family protein, whose product MRAEALRQRRAEIGEFRRREVLVPVVDGSLLSAEAGGIRWLFAFTERAALERFAESRGEAVPDWVPVYGARLLDRVVPSVDGPAGIAVDAGSPTGFVLPPVTGIVPDAVAVDAGEPVT is encoded by the coding sequence GTGCGTGCCGAGGCGTTGCGGCAACGACGGGCGGAGATCGGCGAGTTCCGGCGCAGGGAGGTCCTGGTGCCGGTGGTCGACGGCTCGCTGCTGTCGGCGGAGGCGGGCGGTATTCGCTGGCTGTTTGCGTTCACGGAACGCGCGGCACTGGAACGATTCGCCGAGTCGCGCGGTGAGGCCGTGCCCGACTGGGTGCCGGTGTACGGGGCGCGGCTGCTGGACCGGGTGGTGCCGTCCGTGGACGGCCCGGCGGGGATCGCGGTGGACGCGGGCAGCCCGACGGGCTTCGTGCTCCCGCCGGTGACGGGGATCGTGCCGGACGCCGTGGCCGTGGACGCGGGGGAGCCGGTGACGTGA
- a CDS encoding ATP-binding protein, whose product MPENEPWEYTLYIPNDPRAVTVARRTLRLILTMHGLIRLVDTAELLAAELVSNAVRHTEGPAALRVRWVAGVLRIGAWDADPGPPEPPGEVGLMEEEGRGMTLVAACADLWGWQPLARHGNRGKLVWCELGAA is encoded by the coding sequence ATGCCTGAAAACGAACCCTGGGAGTACACCCTCTACATCCCCAACGACCCCCGAGCCGTCACCGTCGCCCGCCGCACCCTCCGGCTCATCCTGACCATGCACGGCCTGATCCGCCTCGTCGACACCGCGGAGCTCCTCGCGGCGGAGTTGGTCTCCAATGCCGTACGGCATACCGAGGGGCCAGCCGCGCTGCGGGTGCGGTGGGTGGCGGGGGTGTTGCGGATCGGGGCGTGGGATGCCGACCCCGGGCCCCCGGAGCCGCCCGGTGAGGTGGGGCTGATGGAGGAAGAGGGGAGGGGGATGACCCTGGTCGCGGCCTGTGCTGATCTGTGGGGGTGGCAGCCGTTGGCCAGGCACGGCAACCGGGGGAAGCTCGTGTGGTGCGAGCTGGGCGCTGCCTAG
- a CDS encoding DUF234 domain-containing protein, translating to MKFRGRATDLAHLNEQLTSMVEGSGATRGRAVIMTGRRRVGKSRLVQEFCDRSGLPYVVFQATRGRNPMTERADFAAALAQSPLPGAELVAGLQAQDWNQALRSLALAVADDSPSIAVIDEVPWLVEQDQEFEGALQTVWDRHLSSKPVLLLLVGSDVSVMESLQSYGRPFFGRATKMTVQPLNLADVQAMTELNAADAVDAQLITGGFPEIVQSWRPGMSRTEFLRAAVTNPLSPLLVAGELSLLGEFPEASHSRAVLEAVGSGERTFGAIAAQAGGGGALPSGTLSPLLTTLQDKRVLTADLPLSVKADSKNKRYRIADPYLRFWLAFLQRAIPLIERGRGDVALERIERSWSTWRGRAVEPLIRESLLRLLPDDEWPETEAVGGWWNRQNNPEIDLIGADREPVARQVHFVGSIKWLENQPFGHHDYDALVRDMLAVPGTDPDTPRVVVSRCGVIDGLPLTAHWGPEDLVRAWQPR from the coding sequence GTGAAGTTCCGCGGTCGTGCCACAGACCTCGCACACCTGAACGAGCAGCTCACGTCGATGGTGGAAGGCAGTGGGGCCACCAGGGGCCGGGCCGTGATCATGACGGGTCGGCGCCGGGTGGGAAAGTCTCGGCTGGTTCAGGAGTTCTGCGACCGCTCGGGCCTGCCGTACGTGGTCTTCCAAGCCACCCGCGGTCGTAACCCGATGACGGAGCGTGCCGATTTTGCCGCTGCCCTGGCGCAGTCCCCACTGCCGGGGGCGGAGCTGGTAGCCGGTCTCCAGGCTCAGGACTGGAACCAGGCACTACGCTCCCTCGCGCTGGCGGTCGCCGATGACTCACCCAGCATCGCCGTCATCGACGAGGTGCCCTGGCTGGTCGAGCAGGATCAGGAATTCGAGGGCGCTCTCCAGACCGTCTGGGACCGTCATCTGTCGTCCAAGCCGGTGCTGCTCCTGCTCGTCGGCAGCGACGTGTCGGTGATGGAGTCGTTGCAGTCTTACGGACGCCCCTTCTTCGGCCGGGCGACGAAGATGACCGTCCAGCCACTGAACCTGGCCGACGTACAGGCCATGACAGAGCTGAACGCGGCAGACGCCGTGGATGCACAACTGATCACGGGGGGATTCCCGGAGATCGTGCAGTCGTGGCGTCCGGGCATGAGCCGTACCGAATTCCTCCGGGCCGCCGTCACCAACCCGCTCTCACCTCTGCTGGTGGCCGGTGAGCTGTCCCTCTTGGGCGAGTTCCCCGAGGCCTCGCACTCGCGGGCCGTACTGGAAGCGGTAGGCAGTGGTGAGCGGACCTTCGGCGCGATCGCCGCCCAGGCCGGTGGTGGCGGGGCGCTGCCGTCCGGGACGCTTTCCCCGCTGCTGACCACCCTGCAGGACAAGCGGGTTCTGACGGCCGACCTTCCACTGTCCGTCAAAGCGGACAGCAAGAACAAGCGCTATCGGATCGCTGACCCGTACCTGCGCTTCTGGCTGGCGTTCCTGCAGCGCGCGATCCCGCTGATCGAGCGCGGACGTGGCGATGTGGCGCTGGAACGCATCGAACGGTCCTGGTCCACCTGGCGTGGCCGGGCGGTCGAGCCACTGATCCGCGAGTCGTTGCTTCGCCTGCTTCCCGACGACGAATGGCCCGAGACCGAGGCCGTCGGCGGCTGGTGGAACCGACAGAACAACCCCGAGATCGACCTCATCGGGGCGGACCGCGAACCGGTGGCCCGACAGGTGCACTTCGTCGGATCGATCAAGTGGCTCGAGAACCAGCCTTTTGGCCACCACGATTACGACGCCCTCGTCCGGGACATGCTCGCCGTCCCCGGCACCGATCCCGACACCCCGCGCGTCGTGGTCTCACGCTGCGGAGTGATCGACGGTCTGCCTCTGACCGCGCATTGGGGACCGGAAGATCTCGTACGGGCCTGGCAACCCCGGTAG
- a CDS encoding class I SAM-dependent methyltransferase, whose amino-acid sequence MNAETPDFIRATRTAYDTIAEPYTEQFSDWAGIPTLDRAQITGFAELVKEQNAGPVADIGSGPGHVTAALHALGIRVFGVDVSPRMAELARKAHPGLRFHVGSMTSLDLPSETLGGITALYSIIHVPDDHLPQAFAEFHRVLAPGAHALIGFQYEPGGTHMHLDERFGHKISLDYYLRTPETVTEPLTKAGLQVILRVLREPLGEEKLSRAYLLARKPA is encoded by the coding sequence GTGAACGCCGAGACCCCCGACTTCATACGGGCCACCCGCACCGCGTACGACACGATCGCCGAGCCCTACACCGAGCAGTTCTCCGACTGGGCCGGCATCCCGACGCTGGACAGAGCCCAGATCACCGGCTTCGCGGAGTTGGTGAAGGAGCAGAACGCCGGCCCGGTGGCGGACATCGGCAGCGGCCCGGGCCACGTGACCGCAGCGCTCCACGCCCTCGGCATCCGGGTCTTCGGCGTTGACGTCTCCCCCAGGATGGCCGAACTGGCCCGCAAGGCCCACCCGGGCCTCCGCTTCCACGTGGGCTCGATGACGTCGCTGGACCTGCCGTCGGAAACCCTGGGCGGCATCACGGCCCTCTACTCGATCATCCACGTCCCGGACGACCACCTCCCGCAGGCATTCGCCGAGTTCCACCGCGTCCTCGCCCCCGGCGCCCACGCCCTGATCGGTTTCCAGTACGAGCCCGGCGGCACCCACATGCACCTCGACGAACGCTTCGGCCACAAGATCTCCCTGGACTACTACCTCCGCACCCCGGAGACGGTGACCGAGCCCCTGACCAAGGCGGGACTCCAGGTGATCCTCCGAGTCCTCAGGGAGCCGCTCGGCGAGGAGAAGCTGTCCCGGGCCTATCTGCTGGCCAGGAAGCCTGCGTAG
- a CDS encoding DUF397 domain-containing protein, which produces MDTPGNWRKSSYSGPGDGDSCVEIANSPTRIAIRDSKTLDGATLTFPTEAFAPFLAALKSPPLTPR; this is translated from the coding sequence ATGGACACCCCCGGCAACTGGCGGAAGTCGTCCTACTCGGGCCCTGGCGACGGTGACTCCTGCGTCGAGATCGCGAACTCCCCCACCCGCATAGCCATACGCGACTCAAAGACCCTGGACGGCGCCACCCTCACCTTCCCCACCGAAGCTTTCGCACCGTTCCTCGCAGCGCTGAAGTCACCGCCCCTCACCCCTCGATGA
- a CDS encoding putative T7SS-secreted protein, whose translation MGFGDLVDDFGDGLESAADGLNKGVGEAVDWGTGKAAGLLSDVGADGAAEKVRDFGEGVNNRLGGTVAERALGETEDPKELIHGSSGALRERAGHLRKFASAFENVGQGMRSLDPGEWRGRAADEFRAKFDVQPKQWLTAADACRAAAGALEAYADTVAWAQGRARAAIEAYRAAQERSDRAREAYDAEAKAYTQAAEQYNAKALAGQDPGVKPTDPGEYVDPGTAGREEAYDILAEARRQRGDAADEARRRVAAALESAPPKPEFTDRLGAGAADLFVGTQLNSVHVLGGLLRGGTDVLKLARTVNPLDPYNLTHPGEWSKNSQLLLAGLVGTVAHPERLPMSLLGTGWSSDPGDAMGYLASNLIGGKGAGGAGRAALKDALRGAAKDAATGAARGATRRGLMDVARELKCKLFGGDPIDMATGRMSLPQTDVTLPARLPLVFTRQFESSYRAGRWFGPCWTSTADQRLEIDAEGVVLVREDGSLLAYPHPAPGVPVLPLAGENHPLTVDEYGDYTVTDPVTGRVWDFAGPGGDGDGIALLSQVIDRSGSQWLTFEYDDEGAPTRIVHSAGYDLRIERSGNRITALRLASGEDVELVRFGYDAEGHLSTVTKSSGLPTRFTNDTLGRVTAWTDTNNSSYHYAYDAEDRCVSQGGEEGHLACTYTYGTPDPTTGGRTVTAVDSLGHSTLYEINGDLQVTAVTTPDGATTRTTHDRAHRPLTVTDPVGRTVSYAYDAAGRTVLAVRPDGRYTSIAYNAQGLPVTVTGPGGRGVVQQFDEYGNRTAVTDASGATTRFTYDDRGHLESVTDALGNVTRVRCDAAGLPLEITDPLGAVTRCSRDAFGRPVRITDPTGAVTALEWTVEGRLSRRTAADGTTESWTYDGEGNCVAHTDASGAVSRYEYTHFDLLAARTGPDGVRYEFEHDTELRLTRVVNPRGLTWSYEYDPAGRLVAETDFDDRTLTYEHDPTGQLVASVSASGDRITFSRDLLGQVIRKEAAGAVTTYAYDPSGALTEATGPDATVAWERDAVGRVLSETVNGRTLAFTYDVLGRRTSRTTPTAATTTWSYDASGNRTGMVASGRTLTFTHDEAGRELARRIADSVTLTQSFDLVGRLTEQDVTGPTGNRLQHRAYTYRPDGNLTSIDDDLNGTREFSLDAAGRVTAVHAANWTETYAYDEAGNQTSASWPTEHPGSESIGLREYVGTRITRAGSVRYEHDEAGRITLRRKTRLSRKPDTWRYEWDAEDRLTSVTTPDGTRWRYRYDPLGRRIAKQRLSPDGESVQEQVDFTWDGTTLCEQTTRSASAPNPVTLTWDHQGLHPLTQTERITAADAPQHEIDSRFFATVTDLVGTPTELIDEAGDIAWRTRSTLWGTTAWASDSTAYTPLRFPGQYFDPETGLHYNFFRHYDPESGRYTASDPLGLIPSPNPAAYVTNPYTRSDSLGLAPDCGRSEGRGIFDFREPNPNFPPDATAVDAMRSAPTGGNIDCSEIAERILRETGGQGKIINFTIKNDPVIKIPESSGNLVTEYRYHDVYTDGRYVYDPAMSSNPIPYGDYERAIRLLNPGKKLFVQNGGYSGPLW comes from the coding sequence ATGGGCTTCGGGGATCTGGTCGACGACTTCGGCGACGGGCTGGAGAGCGCGGCGGACGGCCTGAACAAGGGAGTCGGCGAGGCGGTCGACTGGGGCACCGGCAAGGCGGCCGGCCTGCTGTCGGACGTGGGCGCGGACGGGGCGGCCGAGAAGGTCCGCGACTTCGGCGAGGGCGTCAACAACCGCCTCGGCGGCACGGTGGCGGAACGCGCGCTGGGCGAGACCGAGGACCCGAAGGAACTGATCCACGGCAGCTCGGGAGCACTCCGCGAACGGGCGGGCCACCTGCGGAAGTTCGCGTCGGCCTTCGAGAACGTCGGCCAGGGCATGCGCTCACTGGACCCGGGCGAGTGGCGGGGCAGGGCCGCGGACGAGTTCCGCGCGAAGTTCGACGTCCAGCCCAAGCAGTGGCTGACGGCGGCGGACGCGTGCAGGGCGGCGGCGGGGGCGCTGGAGGCGTACGCGGACACGGTGGCCTGGGCGCAGGGGCGGGCGCGGGCGGCGATCGAGGCGTACCGGGCGGCGCAGGAGCGCAGCGACCGGGCGCGAGAGGCGTACGACGCCGAGGCGAAGGCCTACACGCAGGCGGCGGAGCAGTACAACGCGAAGGCACTGGCGGGCCAGGACCCGGGGGTGAAGCCGACCGACCCGGGAGAGTACGTCGATCCGGGCACGGCGGGACGGGAGGAGGCGTACGACATCCTGGCCGAGGCCCGCCGCCAGCGCGGGGACGCCGCCGACGAGGCTCGCCGCAGGGTGGCCGCAGCACTGGAGTCGGCGCCGCCGAAACCGGAGTTCACCGACCGCCTGGGCGCCGGCGCGGCCGACCTGTTCGTCGGCACCCAGCTCAACTCAGTCCACGTGCTGGGCGGCCTCCTGCGCGGCGGCACGGACGTCCTGAAACTGGCCCGCACGGTCAACCCCCTGGACCCGTACAACCTCACCCACCCCGGCGAGTGGTCGAAGAACTCCCAGCTGCTGCTGGCGGGCCTGGTGGGCACGGTGGCCCACCCCGAACGGCTGCCGATGTCGCTGCTGGGAACGGGGTGGTCGAGCGACCCCGGGGACGCGATGGGGTATCTGGCGTCGAACCTGATCGGCGGGAAGGGCGCGGGGGGCGCGGGCCGGGCCGCGCTGAAGGACGCGCTGCGGGGGGCGGCCAAGGACGCGGCGACGGGAGCAGCACGCGGCGCCACCCGGCGGGGCCTCATGGACGTCGCCAGGGAACTGAAGTGCAAGCTCTTCGGCGGCGACCCGATCGACATGGCCACCGGCCGCATGTCCCTCCCCCAGACGGACGTGACACTCCCCGCGCGGCTGCCCCTGGTCTTCACCCGCCAGTTCGAGTCCTCGTACCGGGCGGGCCGCTGGTTCGGCCCGTGCTGGACGTCGACGGCCGACCAGCGCCTGGAGATCGACGCCGAGGGGGTCGTCCTCGTCCGCGAGGACGGTTCGTTGCTGGCGTATCCGCACCCGGCTCCCGGTGTGCCGGTCCTGCCGCTGGCGGGCGAGAACCATCCGCTGACGGTCGACGAGTACGGCGACTACACGGTCACCGACCCCGTCACAGGCCGCGTCTGGGACTTCGCGGGCCCGGGCGGCGACGGCGACGGCATCGCCCTGCTCTCCCAGGTCATCGACCGCTCGGGCAGCCAGTGGCTGACCTTCGAGTACGACGACGAGGGCGCCCCGACGCGGATCGTCCACTCGGCCGGCTACGACCTGCGGATCGAGCGGTCGGGGAACCGCATCACGGCCCTGCGCCTGGCCTCCGGCGAGGACGTCGAACTGGTCCGCTTCGGCTACGACGCCGAGGGCCACCTGTCGACGGTGACGAAGTCCTCCGGCCTGCCGACCCGCTTCACCAACGACACCCTCGGCCGCGTCACCGCCTGGACGGACACCAACAACTCCTCGTACCACTACGCCTACGACGCCGAGGACCGCTGCGTCTCCCAGGGCGGCGAGGAAGGCCACCTCGCCTGCACCTACACCTACGGCACCCCGGACCCGACGACCGGCGGGCGGACCGTCACAGCCGTCGACTCCCTGGGCCACAGCACGCTGTACGAGATCAACGGCGACCTACAGGTGACGGCGGTGACCACCCCCGACGGCGCCACGACCCGCACCACCCACGACCGGGCCCACCGCCCCCTCACGGTCACCGACCCCGTGGGCCGCACGGTGAGCTACGCCTACGACGCGGCGGGCCGCACGGTCCTCGCGGTCCGCCCGGACGGCCGCTACACGAGCATCGCGTACAACGCGCAGGGCCTGCCGGTCACGGTCACCGGACCTGGTGGCAGGGGTGTGGTGCAGCAGTTCGACGAGTACGGCAACCGCACGGCGGTGACCGACGCGTCGGGGGCGACGACCCGCTTCACGTACGACGACCGGGGCCACCTGGAGTCCGTCACCGACGCCCTCGGGAACGTGACGCGGGTGCGCTGCGATGCGGCGGGCCTCCCCCTGGAGATCACCGACCCGCTGGGCGCGGTCACCCGCTGCTCACGTGACGCCTTCGGCCGCCCGGTGCGGATCACCGACCCCACGGGCGCGGTGACGGCCCTGGAATGGACGGTGGAGGGCCGCCTGTCCCGCCGTACGGCCGCGGACGGCACGACGGAGTCCTGGACGTACGACGGAGAGGGCAACTGCGTAGCCCACACGGACGCGTCGGGCGCGGTGTCCCGCTACGAGTACACCCACTTCGACCTGCTGGCGGCCCGCACGGGCCCGGACGGAGTGCGCTACGAGTTCGAGCACGACACGGAGCTGCGCCTGACGAGGGTGGTGAACCCACGGGGCCTGACGTGGAGTTACGAGTACGACCCGGCAGGCCGCCTGGTCGCGGAGACGGACTTCGACGACCGAACGCTGACGTACGAGCACGACCCGACCGGCCAACTGGTCGCCAGCGTGTCGGCATCCGGCGACCGGATCACCTTCTCCCGTGACCTGCTGGGCCAGGTGATCCGCAAGGAGGCGGCCGGGGCGGTCACGACGTACGCCTACGACCCGTCGGGCGCCCTCACGGAGGCGACGGGCCCGGACGCGACGGTGGCGTGGGAACGGGACGCAGTCGGCCGCGTGCTGTCGGAGACGGTGAACGGCCGCACACTCGCCTTCACCTACGACGTGCTGGGCCGCCGCACCAGCCGCACCACGCCCACCGCCGCGACGACGACGTGGTCGTACGACGCGTCGGGCAACCGCACCGGCATGGTGGCATCGGGCCGCACCCTCACCTTCACGCACGACGAGGCGGGCCGTGAACTGGCGCGCCGCATAGCCGATTCGGTGACTCTGACCCAGTCCTTCGACCTCGTGGGCCGCCTGACCGAACAGGACGTGACCGGCCCGACCGGCAACCGCCTCCAGCACCGCGCGTACACGTACCGCCCCGACGGCAACCTGACATCCATCGACGACGACCTGAACGGCACACGCGAGTTCTCCCTGGACGCGGCGGGCCGAGTGACGGCGGTCCACGCGGCGAACTGGACGGAGACGTACGCGTACGACGAGGCGGGCAACCAGACTTCGGCCTCCTGGCCGACGGAGCACCCAGGCAGCGAATCGATCGGGCTGCGGGAGTACGTGGGCACCCGCATCACCCGAGCCGGCTCCGTCCGCTACGAACACGACGAAGCGGGCCGCATCACCCTCCGCCGGAAAACCCGCCTGTCCCGCAAGCCGGACACGTGGCGCTACGAGTGGGACGCGGAGGACCGCCTGACGTCGGTGACCACGCCGGACGGCACCCGCTGGCGCTACCGCTACGACCCGCTGGGCCGCCGCATCGCGAAGCAACGCCTGTCCCCGGACGGCGAATCGGTCCAGGAACAGGTGGACTTCACCTGGGACGGCACAACGCTCTGCGAACAGACGACGAGGTCTGCGTCCGCCCCCAACCCGGTAACCCTGACCTGGGACCACCAGGGCCTGCACCCGCTCACTCAGACGGAACGCATCACCGCAGCCGACGCCCCACAACACGAGATCGACTCCCGCTTCTTCGCCACCGTCACGGACCTGGTCGGCACCCCCACAGAACTCATCGACGAGGCCGGAGACATAGCGTGGCGCACGCGCAGCACGTTGTGGGGCACGACAGCCTGGGCTTCGGACAGCACCGCGTACACCCCACTCCGCTTTCCGGGGCAGTATTTCGACCCGGAAACGGGCCTGCATTACAACTTCTTCCGCCACTACGATCCTGAAAGTGGCCGCTACACCGCCTCGGACCCGCTCGGACTCATCCCGTCCCCGAATCCTGCCGCCTACGTCACCAACCCGTATACGCGATCGGATTCACTGGGGCTTGCCCCGGATTGCGGTCGCAGCGAAGGCCGAGGGATCTTCGACTTCAGAGAGCCAAATCCGAACTTCCCTCCCGACGCCACGGCTGTCGACGCCATGCGGTCGGCGCCGACCGGTGGAAACATCGACTGTTCGGAAATTGCTGAGCGCATCCTTCGGGAGACCGGAGGGCAGGGTAAGATAATCAACTTCACAATAAAGAACGATCCGGTAATCAAGATCCCCGAGAGTTCGGGGAACTTGGTGACGGAGTATCGATATCATGACGTCTACACGGATGGTCGATATGTGTATGACCCGGCCATGAGTTCAAACCCAATTCCGTACGGGGACTATGAGCGGGCGATCCGACTGTTGAACCCAGGGAAGAAGCTTTTTGTCCAAAACGGTGGATACTCCGGCCCTCTCTGGTGA
- a CDS encoding N-acetylneuraminate synthase family protein, translating into MSNSRLRTFGTERVAGPGQPVYICGEIGINHNGELENAFKLIDVAAEAGCDAVKFQKRTPEICTPRDQWDIERDTPWGRMTYIDYRHRVEFGEDEYRQIDEYCKEKGIAWFASPWDTEAVAFLEKFDVPAHKVASASLTDDELLRALRATGRTVILSSGMSTPKQIRHAVEVLGSDNILLCHATSTYPAKAEELNLRVINTLQEEYPNVPIGYSGHETGLQTTLAAVALGAVFVERHITLDRAMWGSDQAASVEPQGLQRLVRDIRTIEASLGDGVKKVYDSELGPMKKLRRVTGVVAEAEIAAAAGEPVSV; encoded by the coding sequence ATGAGCAACTCCCGTCTGCGCACCTTCGGCACCGAGCGCGTCGCAGGACCCGGCCAGCCCGTCTACATCTGCGGCGAGATCGGCATCAACCACAACGGCGAGCTGGAGAACGCCTTCAAGCTCATCGACGTGGCCGCCGAGGCCGGCTGCGACGCCGTGAAGTTCCAAAAGCGCACCCCCGAGATCTGCACCCCGCGCGACCAGTGGGACATCGAGCGCGACACCCCCTGGGGCCGGATGACCTACATCGACTACCGCCACCGCGTGGAGTTCGGCGAGGACGAGTACCGCCAGATCGACGAGTACTGCAAGGAGAAGGGGATCGCCTGGTTCGCCTCCCCGTGGGACACCGAGGCCGTCGCCTTCCTGGAGAAGTTCGACGTCCCCGCCCACAAGGTGGCCTCCGCCTCCCTCACCGACGACGAGCTCCTGCGCGCCCTGCGCGCCACGGGCCGTACGGTCATCCTCTCCTCCGGCATGTCGACGCCGAAGCAGATCCGCCACGCGGTCGAGGTCCTCGGCTCGGACAACATCCTTCTCTGCCACGCCACTTCGACGTACCCCGCGAAGGCCGAGGAGCTCAACCTGCGCGTGATCAACACGCTCCAGGAGGAGTACCCGAACGTCCCGATCGGCTACTCCGGCCACGAGACGGGCCTGCAGACCACGCTGGCCGCCGTGGCGCTGGGCGCGGTGTTCGTCGAGCGCCACATCACCCTGGACCGCGCCATGTGGGGCTCCGACCAGGCCGCGTCGGTGGAGCCGCAGGGCCTTCAGCGCCTGGTCCGCGACATCCGCACCATCGAGGCCTCCCTCGGCGACGGCGTCAAGAAGGTCTACGACTCCGAGCTCGGCCCCATGAAGAAGCTGCGCCGCGTCACGGGCGTCGTCGCCGAGGCGGAGATCGCCGCGGCCGCGGGCGAGCCGGTCTCGGTCTGA
- a CDS encoding M20 family metallopeptidase produces MSLESEVELPGEAVLPGVLSDALHAELVHFRRDLHMHPELGNQEFRTTAAIKERLERAGLKPRVLAVGTGLVCDIGEWDGERPMLALRADIDGLPIPDTKTECSYRSTVPDRAHACGHDVHTAVVLGAGLVLADLHQRGLLPRPVRLVFQPAEEVLPGGAADAIDCGVLEGVGKMLAVHCDPRVDAGRIGLRTGPITSACDRLEIALDGPGGHTARPHLTTDLVTAAARVVTDVPAIVGRRVDTRAGLAVTWGRIESGHAPNVIPQHAELSGTVRCLDLDTWRQAPDVVVAAIDEVANLHGAKSEINYVRGVPPVVNDADVTELLRQAMTARRGADSVEDTEQSLGGEDFSWYLQQVPGAMARLGVRTPGERTVRDLHQGDFDADESAITVGVEMFTAAALLDAAQ; encoded by the coding sequence ATGTCACTGGAGTCCGAGGTCGAACTGCCCGGGGAAGCCGTGCTTCCCGGCGTGCTGAGCGACGCGCTGCACGCCGAGCTCGTCCACTTCCGGCGCGACCTGCACATGCACCCGGAGCTCGGCAACCAGGAGTTCCGGACCACCGCGGCGATCAAGGAGCGGCTGGAGCGGGCTGGGCTGAAGCCCCGGGTGCTCGCCGTCGGGACCGGGCTCGTGTGTGACATCGGGGAGTGGGACGGCGAGCGGCCCATGCTCGCCCTGCGCGCCGACATCGACGGCCTGCCCATCCCGGACACGAAGACCGAGTGCTCGTACCGCTCGACCGTGCCGGACCGGGCGCACGCCTGCGGGCACGACGTGCACACCGCCGTGGTGCTGGGAGCCGGGCTCGTCCTCGCCGACCTCCACCAGCGCGGGCTGCTGCCGCGGCCCGTGCGGCTGGTGTTCCAGCCCGCGGAGGAGGTGCTGCCCGGCGGCGCCGCCGACGCCATCGACTGCGGGGTGCTGGAGGGGGTCGGCAAGATGCTCGCCGTGCACTGCGACCCGCGGGTCGACGCCGGGAGGATCGGGTTGCGGACCGGCCCCATCACCTCCGCCTGCGACCGGCTGGAGATCGCGCTCGACGGGCCCGGCGGACACACCGCCCGGCCGCACCTCACCACCGACCTTGTCACCGCCGCCGCCCGCGTGGTCACCGACGTGCCCGCGATCGTCGGCCGGCGCGTCGACACCCGTGCCGGGCTCGCCGTGACGTGGGGACGGATCGAGTCCGGTCACGCCCCGAATGTCATCCCGCAGCACGCCGAGCTCTCCGGGACCGTGCGCTGCCTGGACCTGGACACCTGGCGGCAGGCTCCGGACGTGGTCGTGGCCGCGATCGACGAGGTCGCCAATCTGCACGGGGCCAAGTCCGAGATCAACTACGTGCGGGGCGTCCCGCCGGTCGTCAACGACGCCGACGTCACCGAGCTGCTCCGCCAGGCGATGACCGCCCGGCGCGGCGCCGACTCCGTCGAGGACACCGAGCAGAGTCTCGGCGGCGAGGACTTCTCCTGGTACCTCCAGCAGGTGCCCGGTGCCATGGCCCGCCTCGGGGTGCGCACGCCGGGGGAGCGGACCGTGCGCGACCTCCACCAGGGCGACTTCGACGCCGACGAGTCCGCCATCACCGTAGGTGTGGAGATGTTCACGGCGGCGGCCCTGCTCGACGCCGCGCAGTGA
- a CDS encoding helix-turn-helix transcriptional regulator, which produces MGTKREPTARQMRLAIELRRLREGAGLSAREAAALLGVNSVQISQIESGVSGVSEKRLRRLAAHYSCSDSELIDALVVMATDRTRGWWEEYRGQLPTPFLDLAELEHHAISLREAQFLYVPGPLQTEEYARAVYAYRVPALPPEELELRVQHRMRRKVTLEGPASKPYEAVIHEAALRIMVSDRSASRAQLVSVLQFSEAPHITVRVIPFTLEHFAGAASAMTYAEGPTPRLDTVVRDGPHGASFIDAEAQLGSFRTLFRKVEAVSLDPERSRDFIHRLAKEL; this is translated from the coding sequence ATGGGGACCAAGCGCGAACCCACAGCGCGTCAGATGCGCCTGGCGATCGAGTTGCGCAGGCTCCGGGAGGGAGCAGGTCTCAGCGCCCGCGAGGCGGCGGCGCTGCTCGGGGTGAACTCCGTCCAGATCAGCCAGATCGAGTCGGGCGTCTCAGGAGTCAGCGAGAAGCGCCTGCGTCGCCTGGCCGCCCACTATTCCTGTTCGGACAGCGAGTTGATCGACGCCTTGGTGGTCATGGCGACCGACCGGACCCGCGGCTGGTGGGAGGAGTACCGGGGACAACTGCCCACGCCGTTCCTTGATCTGGCCGAGCTGGAGCATCACGCCATCTCCCTGCGGGAGGCCCAGTTCCTGTACGTCCCCGGTCCCCTCCAGACGGAGGAGTACGCCCGTGCCGTGTACGCCTACCGGGTTCCCGCACTCCCGCCCGAGGAGCTGGAGTTGCGAGTCCAGCACCGGATGCGGCGAAAAGTGACCCTCGAAGGCCCCGCCTCCAAGCCGTACGAAGCCGTCATCCACGAGGCGGCGCTGCGCATCATGGTCAGCGACCGTTCTGCCTCACGGGCCCAACTCGTCTCCGTCCTTCAGTTCTCCGAAGCGCCCCACATCACCGTGCGGGTCATCCCCTTCACCCTGGAGCACTTCGCCGGTGCCGCGAGTGCCATGACGTACGCGGAAGGACCCACACCCAGGCTGGACACCGTCGTACGGGACGGACCTCACGGCGCGTCCTTCATCGACGCCGAAGCCCAACTCGGATCGTTTCGAACGCTCTTCCGTAAAGTGGAGGCCGTGTCACTGGACCCCGAGCGGTCCCGTGACTTCATCCACCGGCTGGCGAAAGAGCTGTGA